The sequence agagagagagagagaaagagagagcaagagagagagagagagagagagagagagcgagccagagagcaagagagagcgagagagagagcaagcgagagagagagagaaagaaagaaagaaagatagatagagagagagagagaaagagaacgagagagagctaCGGGACCAAACAGAAAGCCTTGACAAAAAGCTCAGTGTAAAAGGACAACACTATTCTCATTCACATCAGCTGGAGTTACATTGATATCCTCCAGATTACCAGGAAGTGGATAGTAAAATTTTCATATGCCTGTTGTCTGCTCATCCCTATGTGGATATTGATTTCCTAgtcatttgatttcttttcttacgTGCAAGTGCAAGTCGGGTACATTAAATCTGACCAAGATAATTCAGcacagtaaaagaaaataataataataataataataatcataataataataatcataataataataatgattataacaataatgataataacaataatgataataatgataataatgataataatgataataataatgataatgataataataataatgataataataataataataacaatataatttagtcttcattccatttattacaatggatattctttattgtgacatgctgtctgtttatttgcatctaaattaccccctgtgtacaaggaatggccggggttgccatccactggcagcgcgtggGATCGagcgcaggtcagcaagactgtTAGACGAGAATGCTACCGTTGTACCACACAGCACAACAAGATAACGTAACACTTGCGGAATGAACACGTTTCTTCAACCTATAGACACTAACTTTCAAGGCATTCATCATACAAAGACAACACATTATATAGTAACACTTGTTCTTAAACCtttaaataatcaactgtagcGTTTAATTTATCAACAATTACGCCAATTAATATACTGACAACGAACTTCTGAGCATATATAACGAACATTTCAGTACACCTCACAGTCTCCCTCTACCATTCCGCTCGCCAAACTTTTCTGTACAATGCAGGTCATGCAGTCTATCATAGGATATACAGGTATCCGTGATGCTGTTCAGTATCTACCCCTGGAAATCTAAACCCGATATTCACTTGTTCTTTACTGTCTCTCTCGCACAGTTTCCTTTATTTTCgtccttttattattgttgttacttttatcatcattattgttattatcattgttagtgttgttatttttattattattgttattgttattgttattgttattattattattatcattattattattattatcattatcgttatcattatcattattgttattattatccttattatcattatcattatcattattatcattactattattacataattttttctattattatcatcattgctatcattactaatatcattgtcttcatcaccgttactatcataatcagtaccactatcattattattatcacccatgacattattattgtcgttattattcttattgcatgTACTATAAGCATGAtccttttcatcataattatcatcaatatcatgtagttataaatatatgtgtataggtattttTCGCATAAATACAATAGGGCGAACAATTTACAAACGTAATTATACAACAACAATTACTAATGATGTTCATAGTTcaacaactactaatgataatatttgtaattgTGATAATGTGATTATTCGTAATTAGATGATATTTGATATCACTTAGCTCTTTTCAGAACATTTTAGGTATTTTGGCGAAATCTGAACTGCATTCTCCACTATGGATTTCTTGAGTGTGAGTGTCAAGAATTCACAAAATATGAGTTATTTCATATGCATTACATTCCACAGTGGTCACTCATGGTTAAAATATTATCTAATGTAAATATTTCGTGTTATTTGCCAGCTGCAGCACAGGAATAGCGGGTCTAGTAATCTCAGTTATCAGTGTTGCCAAGTGTGAAGAACACAGGAAGAATATGGTCCCCTTGCGTTTacctttgattttattattattattattattattattattattattattattattattattattattattattattattattattattattattattattattattattattattattatcattattattactattattattattatcattatcattattattttattatcatcaatatcattatcattatcattattattattattatcattattattatttttattattattattattattattattattattattatcattattattattattatcactattattattattatcattatcattattattattattattattattatcattatcaatattagtattattattattgttgtacacTGCATAATTATACTGTTCATCAGATGGGTAATATAACGAAAGACGGATAATTGTTGATGTCTTACGTACGATATTTATCACGAAAATGTATCTGTACTTGCATGTATTTTCCTTCCACGAGACACCAAGACGTTCTGGATCGAGTCCCGCCGGCGTTCATAATTTCTCTATCACTTCCTCtgtttattccctttccttcttcccttcccttacttattatcatcatcatcgttctctTCTCTGCACTTCCTTCGCTGACGTCAAGGCGTGGCTAGGATTAAGAAGGATAACGTTGAGCTCCGCAGATAATATATCAAGGAACTCTATCTCTTTAAGGAGGCTGGCTTTCGTTGAGGCTGGCTTGGGCTTCCCCGGACGGTCGTGGGTGCCAGGAGGGTGCCAGGGGGTGCCAGGAGGGTGCCAGGGGAGTGCCAGGAGGGTGCCAGGGGGTGCCAGGGGAGTGCCAGGTGGGTGCCAGGCGGGGTGCCAGGTGGGTGCCAGGGGGGTGCCAGGAGGGTGCCAGGGGGGTGCCAGGGGGTGCCAGGTGGGTGCCAGGAGGGTGCTAGGGGGTTGCCAGGAGGGTGCCAGGAGGGTGCCAGGCGGGGTGCCAAGGGAGTGCCAGGAGGGTGCCAGGAGGGTGCCAGGTGGGTGCCAGGAGGGGTGCCAGGGGGGTGCCAGGAGGGTGCCAGGGGGTGCCAGGAGGGGTGCCAGGGGGGTGCCAGGGGGTGCCAGGGGGGTGTCAGGTGGGTGCCAGGAGGGTGCCAGGGGGTGCCGGGAGGATGCCAGGAGGGTGCCAGGAGGGGGCCAGGGGGTGCCGGGAGGATGCCAGGAGGGTGCCAGGAGGGTGCCAGGGGGTGGGAGGGCACTCCGGCTCTTCTCCCGGTCGTTCTGTCTCGTTTTATATTTGCTtttaattgcttttattattcctggtattcttatttgtttgtatttttcctcTGATCGGGGTTaggattatttatttgtttttgtttttgtttttttctttcttctttcttccattctttcttaccCTTTGTCTCTCCGCGAATCCGTATTATATGTTGTTTCCTCTAAATTCACTTAATCTAGATCCTCTTCTcttaatcttcttttccttcacttaaTCTTCCTTTCCTTACCATGCCATCCTCACTgacttactctctccttcctcctctttatcttatgcttcttaccctcctccattttctctatctatcctactTAACAACTTATATCAAAAtttattccttatctttctcttacacgtctctcctttcttccttttctgtctctcaatACTTCCTTATCTTCTATGTACACATGtctgcttccctcctttcctatatctctttactttcttatcctcattcttacacgtctctccttccctcttttcctctctctatttactttcttatctccctcttacacgtctctccttccctcttttcctctctttctttactttcttatctGCCTCTTACacgtctctcattccctcctttcctttctctcttcactttcttatccttcttctacacatctctcctttcttcttttcctctctcttcactttcttattCCCCATCTAcacatctctcctcctttcctctctctcttcacttccttatccctctcccacacatctctgctttcttcttttcctctctcttcactttcttattCCCCATCTAcacgtctctcctcctttcctctctctcttcacttccttatccctctcctacacatctctccctccttccttccccatctcttcttacttccttctccatttccctcctcctcacttccttctctttccctccctctcttcacttccttctccatttccctcctcacctccttctccttccctccctctcttcacctccttttccttccctccctctcttcacttccttctccatttccctcctcctcacttccttctccttctccttccttcctccccgcctctctctctccttcgcccaggCAAGACCGTACTTCACAGAGCGGTACGAAAGGAGGCTAGAATTTTAAATACAAAATAAGTTTTATGGTTCCCCCAAGAGTGAAGGATGGGGGAATTCCATCATGAACTGTAATTTATGTGGAACAGGGCGGTGGTAGTTGTTCATGGTagctactcctccctccttcgtgcaTGGTAAGTGGGTGTGCGTTTTCCACTGCGGTTAAttaggattttttaaaatgatttttgtcctgatttttttttcctttaatgatCAAAATTTTCTTCGtcctattattattggtagttatgcttttttatgatttttgtccTGATTTTTTATCCTTTAATGATCAAAATTCTCTTCGtcctattattattggtagttgttattattatttcattgttattattgtaagatgatgattatgaatacgataattaatgtcactattatcactatcattatcgtttcttATTACAGACATCGATGTTTTGTTTGACTTCaattaataacaatgttaatgataataatgatgatgatgatgataatgatagcgataataccaataccaataatgataataatatcactcttatcattattgttatttctttcattatcataattactatcattatcattatcataatcatcgttattccagttatcattcttattatcgtgattatcattaaattcattaatattattagttttttttattatatcattctttatttctatcattatcgtcatccacatcatcatcatcactacaatcatcatcattactattaccattatcactacttttattcATACTATCCTTACCCTCGCGTTTCATCACAGATTAAAAAGTTTGGTCGATTTTATttccactggggggggggggggtgtagcaaCAAATAAACATGGATTCTAAGTACACCTACGTAAGTTTTCTGAACAATCTCAATGTTTCTAGATGTACAGTGTTTAGCCTCTTTATGAACcaaagacaattttttttaacTCGACCTTGTTTACGACTATCGCAGTAGGTGTCATGGCCCCTTTAATTATATGCCATAATTTAATGGTCACTTTAATCATATGCCATAATTTATTTGTGTCTTATGATTTATGTTTCATTCTCCCTGACCCCATTTCTAGCCTGGAATTgcaatatttattatctttatctccttttcttatctGTGAATGCAATATCAGGTTTTCTTCTATCTGTCATCCGATCGTAGAGTATCATAAGATCTTATCTAATTGCACAGTATCATAACGTTTCAGGTGATCTTATATTTATCGTTCTCAGTCGCACCTTCCGGTATATATTCGCAATAGCTGCTGTTTATCTCCACACGTGATTGGCTAATCTCCCACACTCGGTGATTAGATGGTATAAcaatctcttcttttcccccaaaTATTCAGCATAAAGGTGATTCGGGAAGATAGTTTGTTCTAAGAGCTTGTTCATTGGGTGTGCAAATGGATGTTATTGTgtattccttcatttctctgtttatcaagcCGTTGCCCATGTCTTGTTTTAGTCAATCCTGTGAATCTCTCTTACATATATTCCattactttcctcttctctcttttcactcaaaTCTTCTTACTTTGTTCTTATGTACTCTTGGTTCTTCCCGTtgtccgttttatttatttttcgtctaCTACTCTTTTTCCAATTTAATCCCTATGTACCATCCCAGattatttttctctgttcgtATTCAATTCAATCTCAACTGATGagacttcctccatctctcttttgtgATGCTTGTAGTCTATCCACGTTACACTTTGGGTGCAATTATGTATTCATAGTTATGTTCCCAGTCTTTCTATTAGTATTCTGGAACTCATCTTTTGTTCATTAACACCTGTTCCATTCCTCATGAAGAAAACTGCCCAGATggtgttattttatttcatctatgtaaTCTTTATTTCATAATGAGTCTCATTCTATGCACatactccttccctctgtccacTCTACATATGTATCCCTCTTCAGTCACTTTTTAAATTACATCTCCGTTTGTaagctttatttctttattttactccGCATTTCCATATTCTAAATtccataccattatcattacactcCTCACCAAGCTCTTATCAATAACTTTTAAATCATCTAGGAACAATAAATGGATCTCTTAAACATCGTCTAGTATTTACCCAGCTTTCGCCTTCCTCTAAATTTTCAGTCAGAAGTAGCAAGCAGATCAGGAAATATCAGCGGCCACAGACTGTCTCCATGCAAGACGCCTCATTATATCAACTATTCCTAAAGGTTGTGACTGCTACTTGGGATAACTTCAAACTTTTTTCCTATCCAGGGgctggattcactaacatacgatcgtaacgcgtttaccagcggtcatttaccattgtatTTACCAGTGGTATTCACgtagaaatggtaatttggatatgctgagttacaatcgcaAATCGattcattctaatggtagccaatagtaggctctagtaaagcaattccaccaatcagcgagcgccatacatagtcttttaggttccttcggccaatcacgtaacatgaaaatagattaaaaaaaaaaaaaaaaaaaaaaaaaaaaaaaaaaaaaaaaaatatatatatatatatatatatatatatatatatatatatatatatatatatatatatatatatatattcacagctaaaacactatttaagcacatgtagaaaaatgaatatatttatttgatcatatccatcatgtgggatatatatttactgtatagataggaaccaatacactttaatatattattaataaatattataattaatatattattgctaatattagtccaaacagtttatttatttatttttcagcatTATTCAACAAAGAACCGAACCAAAAATTTAGTAATCGCTATCAGTCAAATATATAATTCAAGCTTATTCTTACTCATGCACTTTGGGGTTTATTGTCAAAAttccgacagacacagaaattgctatactcgtttagcgttgttattgccagtttatatatcagcaaaggtagttttttctatatcatttgtaataattatgccAGAGAAGAATTCTataattcacttatctatcgattccaGGCATTCTagtatgatataggcctataattttacgagaatttgtgtggattgtattcttgctagtttcatgtgaaatttacatttatttattgtgtCCGTATTGCGATaggtgtttgccatcatattagttacatcaggtgtataaaacaaatttaaaactttgattagatattgatttttcgacgagataacacgtgataacATCGTCTTCCAAAAAGTTACcggtgctctgaccactggtaaaatttaccatgataactcgatggcaagttgttagtgaataccaccgctgtctggttaccatggAAACTATAGtaaccagtgattttaccatcgtaagtg is a genomic window of Penaeus vannamei isolate JL-2024 chromosome 14, ASM4276789v1, whole genome shotgun sequence containing:
- the LOC138864048 gene encoding splicing factor 3A subunit 2-like encodes the protein MNKLLEQTIFPNHLYAEYLGEKKRLLYHLITECGRLANHNDREKSRSALPPPGTLLAPSWHPPGTPWPPPGTLLASSRHPLAPSWHPPDTPLAPPGTPLAPLLAPPGTLLAPPWHPSWHPPGTLLAPSWHSLGTPPGTLLAPSWQPPSTLLAPTWHPLAPPWHPPGTPLAPTWHPAWHPPGTPLAPPGTLLALPWHPPGTPWHPPGTHDRPGKPKPASTKASLLKEIEFLDILSAELNVILLNPSHALTSAKEVQRRER